The DNA window GAGTCCCCAACAACAGTGACAAAAAGGAGGCTGGATGGAGATTTAGGAACCCCTGAGGTGCCTCTGCTGTGAGGGGAGCCCCGAGGACATGAGGCTGGGGTTTAATGACAATAATGAACACACCAGGACACATCAGTGCGTGGCTCACCCCCTTCCATGTATGggaacagcaaaacaaaccaagcaTCCCAAACAAACCTCCCCCTCTGTAAACTGTTTGCAGTCTCTGTCCTTACAAATACCAACAAGTAAcagaagctgcagctcctgcgTCTGGAGTTTCACCTCCTTTTTTTAGCTCCTGATTTTCCAAGCAGCTTCCCACATCGTGGCCCGGTTGCACCACCAAAGTCCAGCAGCGCAATCTTTGTGAGCAGGAATTTCCATATTTACCTTTTTGGAAGCTGCTGTCCTTACCTAGGGAaaggcagccctgccagcttgTTCGGCCTTCTCATAAAAACTTACTGAGATTCTTTACCTGCTCTTGCTCAGACAAGTCCTGAAGAAACCCTGGTTCACGTCCAGCTCCAGTGCTGATCTGTGCCTCAACCCCAGACAAGTGCCCTCATTTCAGGGACAGGAAAAGCTCTTCAAAGTTTGGGACCAGGAGGAGGTGGGGATGGGactgtttgttttaaaaagctcTGTAATTTCCTCATCAAAGTTAGGCTGTAACTTATTCCTGCCAGAATCCAAGGGGCACggatgcagaaagaaaaacaaaccaggcTCTTTGCTGCTCCATTTCCCTCCCAAGTGCCCTTTGCCCACCTGGCCGGGTTAGAgaggccctgctggggcagcacctCACCCCGGCCCGCCCAGCCCTCCCCGGCCCCTGGACCCTCCCGAAAAGCTGCCACCCTCTCGGGCTGCCAGGGGCACTTCACCCCGGGAACTTCCTCCTGCTCGGAACCGCCACAGCCCCGAGCGCTGCCACGGACAGAGGGCAAAAGCAGAACCTGCCAAGGTCGGCTCTTTTGACCTAAATTCCGCGGGCAGCTCGGAGCAAACACTGCCCGGAGAACTTGCCTGGGTGCCGGGGCTGCCGCTGCCTCCGGGCgcaggggagggggctcagctctcagctctcagctctcctcagctctcagctctcagctcacagctcacagctcacagctcacagctcacagctcacagctcacagctctcaGCTCTCAGCTCTCAGCTCACAGCTCGACCCCGCCGCGGCTCCCAGAAGAGAAATTCCTGCGGGAAAGGCGGCCCGGGGAGATGCCGTGTCAGGAGCAGCCGGGGAAAGGGAGCGGTGTTTACTTCGGCTCCTCCAAAACTTGTCGGAGCAGGATTTCATTCGCCGAGCTCTTCCCAACTACGGAGCCTTGAGCAACGCTCCGTTATGAAGGGAGCGCATCCTGGAAATCCTTCATTGCCTCGTACTCCAAATAACAGCCTGCACCTCCGCAAAGCTGGCGGTAACGCTGCCTCGGCCGCCTGGCGTTTCCTCCGCAGCGTTTCCTCTGCCCAGCAGCATCCACCCCACCCGCTGGATTTTTCTGTGATGATAAAGACTCGCCCCCGGCTGTTTACATCGCTGTTTGCTCCCGCCACACAGCGGCACAGCCTCCCAAAGCCTCCGAAAGCACACGCAGCTTTCATTTTCCAACCACCACGGGGTTTCTCCAGCTCCGAGCAGCCCCCGATCCACCTGAGCCCccgcagggcagcagctccagcccggCCGAGCCTGGGCAGCCCGGGATgcttccccctcccctgggatggggatgagcCGGGCTTTGGTTCCCCTCCCATCgcggagccccccgggacccccggccccgccccggccccgccgcctcctcccGGCCGGGGGGCCCGGGGGTcgcggccccgcagccccctggagctgctccgaGCCGCTGCTCCTCCCTTCGCAGCCCCAACAGGCTCCGCATCCCTCCCTCGGCAGCCGGAAGAAGCtgggattattattattattattattattattattattattattattttaaggaACCtgtttccagcccagctctccccagacGGACCCTGAGTTCTGTTTTCCTGCCCTGATCATTGCCCTCCCTTACCGTGCCCAGGTCActgccctcctctccctcccaccccccagaATCCCCCCGGGGCACCCAGAGACCCCAGAGCCGGCCCTGCAGCCCCGGCTGAGCTCAGGCTCGGCAGACACgtgaagcagaaggaagaggagggaacAGAAGGCCCGCGCCGAGCTCTGACAGCTCTGGCAAGCCTAAACCTCACATTTAGCATGGATTTGGGCTCCAGCACCATTTGGGGTTTGGCAGAGCTGCCATTCTCCTCCCCCACAtttggagagaggagaaaaaaccccacatggCATTTGGGACACTCTTTCCTCAGCAGGTAACTGCATTAAAATAAAGATCTGAGGGGTTTGATTGCTGATTGTGCCTCATTTTGTACtcgggagctgctccagggctccctCCAGCCTCCATCATACCGTGCCAGGTGTTCAGCCTCTCTCCTGAGAGCACACACAAGCTTTGTCTCAAAGTTCAGCCCCGTTTTCCTGCCCTCCCCCTGCGGGGCAGACCCTGACCCCATTCTCAGGCACCTTCTGACCCCAGACCCTGACCCCATTTCTGGGCAGACCCTGACCCTATTGTCAGGCAGGCTCTGACCCCATTTCTGGGCAGACCCTGACCCCACACCCCACCAGGCCATGCCGAGGAGCTCCcgagcccagcagggagcagcacagcctctccctTACCTCCAAACCGGCTGGAAATCCCTCAGGGCCGGGAGcactccagggctgtgtcccaccGCTCCTCTCAGGGTAAGAACACCTCGGCAGAGCCCAGGGGGACACGGGAAAAGCTTCCCGAGCTGAGGCTCCTTCTCCACCACGCCCCACACCCCAGTCCCGTGGTCCACGACTCCCAGAGTCCCTTAAAAAAGACAATTCTCTACAGATTTTCCACTTTCAGGTGCTCTGGGTGTGGAGttaaactgaaaacaaacctgGGAGCCAAGGCCAGATCAAGGATGGAGGAAGGAACGAGACCAGTGccagcagtgtcacctccaAGGAGCTGTGGcaccccaggagctctgccagggtgttttttggggaggTTGGTGGTGCCtgttcacagccccagggcagcccagccacCTGTGGGTATCCTcaggggaagggtttggggtaCAACAGTGATTTTGTTCCAAATCCACCTAAAACTCATCTTTCTCCCTGAAGAAGGAACAAACggagcaggctgggggcaggtgCTGCTCCACTCCAGCACAGAAATTATTCTTCTGCCCCTGAGCCCTTCCCCTCggggcagcccagcagggtcctgctgtcccctgtgccacccgtgtcccccccagagccctggcCAACAAGGGCCGTTTGTTGGGATGGcccagcagcacaaaccctgggacacaaacagccccagcagaggtGTCACACAAAGCCCTGATTGTCACAGCCCCAGGACAAAGCCAGGCTCTGGCCCTTtccctgcacccagccctggctcctgagCAAGGCAGGCAGATAACAGCACTGTGCAGCTTTATTGAGTCACTTGTTACAGCAGGATTTTAGCAGACTGGACAGTCAGAGAGATTTGTTTGAAGTGTAACAGATATTCAGCATGGAACAGTTACTAGAGATTCCTTGCACAAAGGTCTTACAGAGCTGATACAGTACTCGCCATCAACCCAGGAGCGAGTGCACTGGCGTAGAAAAGGAtgcaacaagaagaaaaagctaCACTGGAAAGACAACACTTTAGAAAAGTGACACATGGAAGGTCTCCCCTCTAGCCCCCAAAGCAAGTGTACAGTTTGGATCTAATCTTACAGTTCTACATCAGTTTCTAAGAaacgtaaaaaaaaaaatatatatataaccgAACCAAAACCAAAGATAAAACCACTGGCCAGTACAGTCTTTGGATTTTTGGAGGAGGGGGAGAGTCAGTTTCCAGAACGGAGTCAGTCGGTCTCGGCCTCGCCGGGGTCTTTGCCTTCTTTGTTCTTTCGGACCTCTTCCACGTGCTTGTcctgaaaaacagcagcaggagctgtgagctCGGGGGCAGGGGGCTCCAGGGAAGGACCCCCACACCACCAAGGGGCACGGGGGGGtacagaggctgccccagctccacccagccctggcacacagctggaatTCCGCAGATTCCACAACCACACTGTGCCCCCACAGCCCTCCCCACCTGCTCAGGGCACCCTCCTCCTCTGGAGgctttttgggggttttacctacttttcccagcagggagcagggacagctcccttGGCAGGGCTCCACACCCACCTTCTCCCGCAAGCGCTCCAGCTTGGCAGCCATTTGTGCCTCACGGTTCTCTTTGTTGGCTTCCATTTTGTGGgtcagcttctcctctgccatTTTGCTGAAGTTGTTGTTCTCCTCGATGGCTTTCTGCAGCACCTCCTTCTCGTGCTCCCGTTTCTCAGCCAGCTGCTTCAGCACCTCTGCCTCGTGGGACTGGCGGGACAGGGGCCAGGCTGTGAGGGAGCCCCAGGGGCCACCCCGGCCCCGCAGGACACTCGGGGTGCACacgcagctcctggggctgcccaccctcccaCAGGACCTGCACTTCACCCCCTCCTCCACCTGCAAAGCTCACTTCCTGGCATTACCTGCACATCTTGTTAAATGGGACTGTTCTGGGGAGGGAACgtggattttttggtttttgatgTTAATATTGAAAGAACTTTCCTTGAAGATCCTCCCTTCTCAGAGTGG is part of the Haemorhous mexicanus isolate bHaeMex1 chromosome 27, bHaeMex1.pri, whole genome shotgun sequence genome and encodes:
- the STMN1 gene encoding stathmin, with amino-acid sequence MATSDIQVKELEKRASGQAFELILSPRSKEAVAEFPLSPPKKKDVSLEEIQKKLEAAEERRKSHEAEVLKQLAEKREHEKEVLQKAIEENNNFSKMAEEKLTHKMEANKENREAQMAAKLERLREKDKHVEEVRKNKEGKDPGEAETD